One window of Microcoleus vaginatus PCC 9802 genomic DNA carries:
- the glgX gene encoding glycogen debranching enzyme GlgX, translating into MERIDIHPTHKHGDFKLRVGRPMPFGASLVPGGVNFSVFSSYATSCTLVLFKRHAKEPIAEIPFPDEFRIGNVFTMTVFEIDYENIEYGYRMDGPFNPQEGHYFDKNKILLDPYAKIIGGRDVWGVTPDWNDIYQHRSRISFDDFDWENDRPLEIPPEDQVIYEMHVRSFTRHPSSGVKHPGTFAAIREKISYFKELGVNAIELMPIYEFDEFEHSRPSPITGELLVNYWGYSTVGFFAPKAGYAATGKLGMQVDEVKALVKELHKNGLEVILDVVFNHTAEGDQRGPTISFRGLDNKTYYMLTPEGYYFNFSGCGNTLNCNNPIVRNIVLDCLRYWASEYHIDGFRFDLAAILGRDAWGYPLSNPPLLETLAFDPILAKCKLIAEAWDAGGLYQVGSFPAYGRWAEWNGKYRDNIRKFLKGDGTVGDAAQCLQGSPNLYAHQGRGPATSINFITAHDGFTLADMVSYNDKHNEANGENNNDGCNDNDSWNCGAEGWTDDSGINALRSRQMRNAIAMLMVSQGVPMILMGDEVGRSQNGNNNTYCHDNELNWLDWDLLKTNASLFRFVKNSIAFRNAHPVLRNKYHFQNRDYVGSGYADITWHGTQAWNADWSPSCRTIAFMLCGQHAKAGSVEDNYIYVAINMHWEAQWFEIPGLPEQLRWHISTNTGCASPEDIWEPGTEPKLENQHGILLGDRSIVILVGK; encoded by the coding sequence ATGGAACGAATAGACATTCACCCCACTCACAAACACGGCGATTTTAAACTGCGTGTAGGTCGCCCGATGCCTTTCGGAGCAAGTCTAGTGCCCGGAGGAGTTAATTTCTCGGTATTTTCCAGCTATGCCACATCCTGCACGCTAGTGCTATTTAAAAGACACGCTAAAGAACCGATCGCGGAAATTCCATTTCCCGATGAGTTCCGAATTGGCAATGTCTTTACCATGACTGTATTCGAGATCGATTACGAAAATATCGAATACGGCTACCGAATGGACGGGCCTTTCAATCCCCAAGAAGGTCATTACTTTGACAAAAACAAAATTCTCCTAGATCCCTATGCCAAAATTATTGGCGGTCGAGATGTTTGGGGCGTAACGCCGGATTGGAATGATATTTATCAACATCGATCGCGCATTAGTTTTGACGACTTTGATTGGGAAAATGACCGACCTCTGGAAATTCCGCCGGAGGATCAAGTTATCTATGAAATGCACGTCCGCAGTTTTACCCGCCATCCTTCCTCCGGCGTGAAACATCCGGGAACTTTTGCAGCTATCCGCGAAAAAATTTCCTACTTTAAAGAGTTGGGAGTCAATGCGATCGAACTCATGCCAATTTATGAGTTTGACGAATTTGAACATTCTCGCCCCAGCCCGATCACGGGGGAATTGCTGGTAAATTATTGGGGATACAGTACCGTTGGTTTCTTTGCGCCCAAGGCTGGCTATGCGGCAACTGGCAAACTAGGAATGCAGGTGGATGAGGTCAAAGCACTCGTCAAAGAACTGCACAAAAATGGTCTTGAAGTCATTTTAGATGTCGTCTTTAACCACACAGCAGAAGGAGACCAACGCGGCCCGACAATCTCATTCCGGGGGCTGGACAATAAAACATACTATATGTTAACCCCGGAAGGTTATTACTTTAACTTCAGCGGTTGCGGCAATACGCTCAATTGTAATAACCCGATCGTCCGCAATATTGTGTTGGATTGCTTGCGCTACTGGGCGAGTGAATATCACATTGACGGCTTCAGATTTGACTTAGCAGCTATTTTAGGTCGCGATGCTTGGGGCTATCCGCTATCTAATCCGCCATTGCTGGAAACACTGGCATTTGACCCAATTTTAGCGAAGTGCAAACTCATTGCTGAAGCTTGGGATGCGGGTGGTTTGTATCAGGTTGGTTCCTTCCCTGCTTACGGACGTTGGGCGGAGTGGAATGGCAAATACCGCGACAATATTCGCAAGTTTTTGAAAGGAGATGGCACGGTCGGAGATGCGGCACAATGCTTGCAAGGTTCACCCAATCTCTACGCTCATCAAGGCCGCGGCCCCGCTACTTCAATTAATTTCATTACGGCCCACGACGGTTTTACCTTAGCTGATATGGTGTCTTATAACGACAAACATAATGAAGCTAACGGGGAAAATAATAACGACGGCTGCAATGATAATGACAGTTGGAATTGCGGCGCAGAAGGATGGACGGACGATTCGGGGATTAATGCTTTGCGATCGCGCCAAATGCGAAATGCGATCGCGATGCTGATGGTCAGCCAAGGCGTGCCGATGATCCTCATGGGTGATGAAGTCGGCCGCAGTCAAAATGGCAACAACAATACCTACTGCCACGACAATGAACTCAATTGGCTGGATTGGGATTTATTAAAAACCAACGCCAGTCTATTTCGCTTCGTCAAAAACAGCATTGCCTTCCGCAACGCTCACCCCGTACTGAGAAATAAATATCACTTCCAGAACCGGGACTATGTGGGCAGCGGCTATGCAGATATCACTTGGCACGGCACCCAAGCTTGGAATGCAGATTGGTCGCCTAGTTGTCGCACTATAGCCTTCATGCTTTGCGGCCAACACGCTAAAGCCGGAAGTGTTGAAGATAACTACATTTACGTAGCAATCAATATGCACTGGGAGGCGCAATGGTTTGAAATTCCCGGCTTACCGGAACAGTTGCGGTGGCACATTTCTACTAACACTGGCTGCGCCTCTCCAGAGGATATTTGGGAACCGGGAACGGAACCCAAATTAGAAAACCAGCACGGTATTCTGCTGGGCGATCGCTCGATCGTCATCTTAGTCGGCAAGTAA
- a CDS encoding STAS domain-containing protein — protein sequence MAFTATLESSGHAAKITLTGELDASSAQIFKEEIEKAAVTKPKHLVLMLQELDYMASAGLRVLIFAKQKMGVDVDIYVVGAQEMILETLEKTGFIQGVIAVDDYDSIEVENV from the coding sequence ATGGCTTTCACTGCAACTCTAGAATCATCAGGCCATGCTGCAAAAATTACACTGACTGGCGAATTAGACGCAAGTTCTGCACAGATATTCAAGGAAGAGATTGAGAAAGCGGCTGTCACCAAGCCAAAACATTTAGTGCTGATGCTCCAAGAGTTAGACTATATGGCGAGTGCGGGTCTGCGAGTCCTGATCTTCGCCAAACAAAAAATGGGAGTTGATGTCGATATTTACGTCGTGGGCGCTCAGGAAATGATACTTGAAACCTTGGAAAAAACCGGATTTATTCAAGGTGTAATTGCCGTTGATGATTACGATTCTATCGAAGTCGAAAACGTTTAA
- a CDS encoding anti-sigma factor antagonist has protein sequence MDIAISKTAEITVVKLEGDVDASTALGVQEKVLTLAEPGSKILLDMTLVPYMSSAGLRMLLSLYRQVSAKEGKLVLVGVAEEIKDTMDVTGFLSFFTTCDTLDSGIVALKSA, from the coding sequence GTGGACATTGCCATTAGTAAAACAGCAGAAATAACAGTGGTAAAGTTGGAGGGAGATGTCGATGCTAGTACCGCACTAGGAGTTCAAGAAAAGGTGCTGACGCTGGCAGAACCGGGGAGTAAAATTCTCTTAGATATGACTCTAGTCCCCTATATGTCTAGTGCTGGCTTACGGATGCTGCTGTCACTTTATCGGCAGGTATCGGCTAAAGAAGGCAAACTTGTATTGGTGGGGGTTGCTGAGGAAATTAAAGATACAATGGACGTAACGGGATTTCTCAGCTTTTTTACAACTTGCGACACGTTAGATTCAGGAATAGTGGCGCTGAAGTCAGCCTAA
- a CDS encoding antibiotic biosynthesis monooxygenase, with the protein MLKAYFFKSFRGISKVLLLFFAAFVCTTIFSTSGLSQVPSNRQQDSNVTLPLVVANRFEIKPEQREQFLKLATAALAPTRAEPGCISYGFYEQPTAKNSFIYYEEWKDRTALREHLKQPYVQPLLAKFSEILKGSLLVRVYTTNSVAHELPK; encoded by the coding sequence ATGCTAAAAGCATATTTTTTTAAAAGCTTCCGAGGCATCAGTAAGGTTCTTTTGCTCTTTTTTGCCGCTTTTGTTTGCACAACAATATTCAGCACTTCTGGCTTGAGCCAGGTTCCATCAAACAGGCAACAGGATAGTAATGTCACTCTGCCATTAGTTGTAGCCAATCGATTTGAAATCAAACCCGAACAGCGCGAGCAATTTCTTAAATTAGCAACTGCTGCTCTCGCTCCTACGCGAGCTGAACCCGGCTGTATCAGCTACGGATTTTATGAGCAACCAACAGCAAAAAATTCTTTCATCTACTACGAAGAGTGGAAAGACCGCACAGCTTTAAGGGAGCATTTAAAGCAGCCTTACGTTCAGCCCCTGCTGGCCAAATTTTCAGAAATTCTTAAGGGTTCTCTGCTTGTTAGAGTTTATACCACTAACAGTGTTGCTCATGAGTTGCCTAAATAA
- a CDS encoding carboxymuconolactone decarboxylase family protein codes for MENYKNAVLDDLALQEGLKNINPKFGDFVTRVAGEAWGLPHIDQKTKALITIAVDVVNQDQVGPGNPFGAHVSMALKQGATYEEIEELLLFMCVYAGFNKVAGCFGVLNEIVAQMRSD; via the coding sequence ATGGAAAATTACAAAAATGCCGTTTTGGATGATTTAGCGCTGCAAGAAGGACTGAAGAACATTAACCCTAAATTTGGTGATTTTGTGACCAGAGTGGCTGGAGAAGCCTGGGGATTGCCACACATCGATCAAAAAACAAAGGCTCTGATTACTATTGCTGTAGATGTAGTGAATCAGGATCAAGTTGGCCCTGGGAACCCCTTTGGAGCTCACGTCTCTATGGCTCTCAAGCAGGGAGCTACTTATGAGGAGATTGAAGAATTACTGCTGTTTATGTGTGTCTATGCTGGCTTCAATAAAGTAGCTGGTTGTTTTGGGGTGTTGAATGAGATAGTCGCTCAAATGCGATCGGATTAG